One window of Pyrus communis chromosome 12, drPyrComm1.1, whole genome shotgun sequence genomic DNA carries:
- the LOC137710884 gene encoding protein ABA DEFICIENT 4, chloroplastic-like, whose amino-acid sequence MALSSSFSLPSISKIDHAKKTLRPWSNDGSKQRFDFPLTSGKTELFGHQLVTVGAHLHKSWSFLGGLRVTMRPRHESIVPLRKISRVYASWLASSQMASTAFTVGTTSVLPFYALMVLAPKAELTKISMESSIPYIVLGVLYAYLLYLSWTPETLQLIFASKYWLPELPGIGRMFSNEMTLASAWIHLLVVDLFAARQVFRDGLDNEIETRHSVSLCLFFCPVGIVAHVITKALTKNAGSSGTRNMH is encoded by the exons atggccctctcttcttccttttccctCCCTTCCATTTCCAAG ATTGACCACGCTAAGAAGACGTTAAGACCTTGGAGTAATGATGGAAGCAAACAAAGGTTCGATTTTCCACTCACAAGTGGCAAAACTGAACTGTTTGGTCATCAGCTTGTGACAGTAGGAGCTCACTTACACAAGAGCTGGAGTTTTTTGGGAGGTTTGAGAGTTACTATGAGACCAAGGCATGAGAGTATCGTTCCACTTCGAAAAATCTCTCGAGTATATGCGTCAT GGTTGGCAAGTTCTCAAATGGCTAGCACTGCTTTTACTGTCGGAACAACCTCAGTTCTCCCATTCTATGCCCTCATGGTTCTGGCACCTAAAGCTGAACTA ACGAAAATTTCCATGGAAAGTAGCATACCGTATATCGTGCTGGGAGTTCTCTATGCCTATCTACTGTACCTCTCTTGGACTCCTGAAACGCTACAGTTGATTTTTGCAAGTAAATACTGGCTTCCTGAG CTGCCGGGTATTGGAAGGATGTTCTCGAATGAGATGACATTAGCTTCTGCTTGGATTCACTTGTTGGTTGTGGATCTCTTTGCTGCAAG ACAGGTTTTTCGTGATGGACTGGACAACGAAATTGAAACGCGACATTCAGTTTCTCTTTGCCTCTTTTTCTGTCCCGTTGGAATCGTTGCTCATGTCATTACCAAAGCACTGACTAAAAATGCTGGAAGTTCCGGCACACGTAATATGCATtga
- the LOC137710601 gene encoding NAD-capped RNA hydrolase DXO1-like, with protein sequence MDFSEHHKNIFGPDYDDDDDGNKQDGARSSSPSSSSSSSSSSSLSSSASSSSNEGGESSSGNSPSASSGGGAGGGEEEVENGEEADYSNAATDDNEYSNMGYFGEDDKDLFGSDNEDYCKTPATSPFPIPVLPVIRNMNNQGRGNSGRGRWPSGRPNDRGAGILGRGGPFQQRQNFGYGGSNGYRDERFVSELRLLSKSEETLSRKAVAFQEPCELACYSRVEGGDVSFDETSLRLFKRLITEEIGRDLNEGYDTFIAKKDLGSQGFGDLLGCIRDKNIPLQNIHFVTYRNNLNKILATFYNKRDPWEMGVHKRNGVVYLDVHKLPERPQTELDRRRCYWGYCFESLATEDPGRGDGGIHHVDANVEYCSVIKTKLGAHRILMGAEMDCCDSTDDGRRFYVELKTSRELDNHKIEYEFEKEKLLKFWIQSFLAGVPYIVIGFRNDAGQLVRTERLRTKDITQRVKMKNYWQGGVCLAFADEVLCWLYGTVKDNEDYILQFTHPYQRLELLQAQSCPEEITNHVQQL encoded by the exons ATGGATTTTTCAGAACACCACAAAAATATCTTCGGGCCAGActacgacgacgacgacgacggtAATAAACAAGATGGGGCCCGTTCATCCTCACCGTCCTCCTCCTCATCGTCGTCTTCGTCCTCATCTTTGTCCTCATCGGCTTCTTCTTCATCCAACGAAGGAGGCGAGTCCAGCAGTGGGAATAGCCCGAGCGCAAGCAGTGGCGGCGGCGCTGGTGGTGGGGAAGAAGAGGTAGAGAATGGCGAAGAGGCTGATTATTCAAATGCCGCAACCGACGACAATGAGTATAGCAATATGGGTTATTTTGGGGAGGACGACAAGGATCTGTTTGGCTCTGACAACGAAGATTACTGTAAAACCCCTGCTACTAGTCCTTTCCCTATTCCTG TATTGCCTGTCATACGCAATATGAATAATCAGGGTAGAGGGAATTCAGGGCGTGGTCGTTGGCCATCTGGACGTCCAAATGATAGAGGTGCAGGCATCCTTGGTCGAGGTGGACCTTTTCAGCAGAGACAAAATTTTGGATATGGTGGCTCAAATGGTTATCGCGATGAACGTTTTGTCTCGGAACTAAGACTACTTTCAAAGAGCGAAGAAACACTGTCAAGAAAGGCCGTTGCATTTCAGGAA CCCTGTGAGCTTGCTTGCTATAGTCGGGTAGAAGGTGGAGATGTCAGCTTTGACGAGACCAGTTTG AGGCTTTTCAAGCGTCTTATTACTGAAGAAATTGGAAGAGATCTGAATGAAGGTTATGATACTTTTATTGCGAAGAAAG ATTTGGGCTCTCAAGGTTTTGGTGACCTTCTCGGCTGCATAAGAGACAAGAATATTCCACTTCAAAACATTCATTTTGTG ACTTATCGCAACAATCTTAATAAG aTATTGGCCACTTTTTATAATAAAAGGGATCCTTGGGAGATGGGAGTGCATAAAAGGAATGGGGTTGTCTATCTTGATGTGCATAAACTACCTGAAAGGCCACAGACTGAGTTGGATCGAAGAAG GTGTTACTGGGGGTATTGTTTTGAGAGTCTTGCCACTGAAGATCCAGGAAGAGGTGATGGAGGGATACATCATGTTGATGCCAATGTTGAATACTGTTCTGtgatcaaaacaaaattagggGCTCATCGCATTCTTATGGGTGCTGAAATGGATTGCTGCGACTCGACTGATGATGGAAGGAGGTTTTATGTGGAATTAAAGACAAGCCGTGAG TTGGACAACCATAAAATAGAGTATGAATTTGAGAAAGAGAAGCTCCTCAAGTTTTGG ATTCAATCATTCTTAGCAGGTGTTCCCTATATTGTCATCGGATTTAG GAACGATGCAGGTCAACTTGTCCGCACAGAGAGACTAAGAACCAAAGATATAACGCAAAGAGTGAAAATGAAGAACTACTGGCAG GGAGGAGTTTGCTTGGCATTTGCTGATGAGGTATTATGCTGGCTCTATGGGACCGTAAAAGACA ATGAAGATTACATATTGCAGTTTACTCATCCTTACCAACGTTTGGAGCTCTTACAAGCCCAATCTTGCCCAGAAGAAATTACTAACCATGTTCAGCAATTGTAG